A part of Flavobacteriaceae bacterium GSB9 genomic DNA contains:
- a CDS encoding DUF1361 domain-containing protein → MNTLKLFVLSKFKTITILTATMGFSLVLLMIRMKITHSFFYLFLVWNLFLAAIPFAISSYLVCLPKPSKLISLTWFGVWLLFLPNAPYMITDLLHISISETKYIWLDILVVKSFALCGVLLFYLSILDMGKVFAIYFKKAVLDFCLVLIVFLSSFGVYLGRFLRYNSWEILTNPKHLLLDIANITIKPIAHNEAWLFTLFFGTFLGIGFWVFKTLALREN, encoded by the coding sequence ATGAACACTTTAAAACTATTTGTTTTGAGTAAATTCAAAACCATAACCATATTAACAGCAACCATGGGATTTAGCTTAGTGTTGCTAATGATAAGAATGAAAATAACGCATTCGTTTTTCTATTTATTTTTAGTGTGGAACTTGTTTTTAGCCGCCATACCCTTTGCCATTTCAAGCTATTTGGTGTGCCTCCCCAAACCGTCAAAACTAATATCACTGACTTGGTTTGGTGTATGGCTGCTTTTTTTACCTAATGCTCCCTACATGATTACAGATCTATTGCACATTAGCATTAGCGAAACCAAATACATTTGGCTTGATATTTTGGTTGTAAAGTCGTTTGCACTTTGTGGAGTTCTGTTATTTTACCTATCAATTCTTGATATGGGAAAAGTTTTTGCAATCTATTTTAAAAAGGCCGTTTTAGATTTTTGCCTAGTACTTATCGTCTTTCTTTCAAGTTTTGGTGTTTATTTGGGAAGATTTTTAAGATATAACTCTTGGGAAATTCTAACTAATCCGAAGCATTTGTTACTTGACATTGCTAATATAACCATAAAACCAATAGCACATAATGAGGCTTGGTTGTTCACTTTATTTTTCGGGACATTTTTAGGCATTGGTTTTTGGGTCTTTAAAACACTTGCCTTAAGAGAAAACTAA
- a CDS encoding slipin family protein → MNPALIFTVVVVVFLLSGIRVIFEYKRALKFRFGKHVSTLQPGFRWIIPLVETIQIVDIRVITINVVSQEVMTEDNVPCSIDGVVFFKVVDPEMAVLEVEEYSFAITQLSQAALRDVCGKVELDTILSKREEMGNNIKKIVEVETKEWGIDIIDVKIKDIQLPENMKRMMANQAEAERSRRARIILALAEEQAAGKLLEAGKLIDQSPSAIKLRLYQTLSNIAAEKNSTILFPFPEEVLPQKPKKDVG, encoded by the coding sequence ATGAATCCTGCATTGATTTTTACGGTTGTAGTTGTAGTATTTCTGTTATCGGGCATACGTGTGATTTTTGAATACAAAAGAGCTTTAAAGTTTAGGTTTGGTAAACATGTTAGTACACTACAACCTGGTTTTAGATGGATTATTCCGCTAGTAGAAACCATACAGATAGTAGATATAAGGGTTATTACCATAAATGTAGTTTCACAAGAGGTGATGACCGAGGATAACGTACCGTGTAGTATTGATGGTGTGGTTTTTTTTAAAGTTGTTGATCCAGAAATGGCGGTGTTGGAAGTTGAAGAATATTCGTTTGCCATAACCCAGTTATCTCAGGCGGCTTTGCGCGATGTTTGTGGTAAGGTTGAATTGGACACCATTTTGTCAAAACGAGAGGAAATGGGTAATAACATTAAAAAAATTGTAGAGGTTGAAACTAAAGAGTGGGGTATAGATATTATAGATGTTAAGATTAAAGATATTCAGTTACCAGAAAACATGAAACGCATGATGGCAAACCAAGCCGAGGCAGAGCGTTCTAGACGTGCCCGTATTATTTTGGCTTTGGCTGAAGAACAAGCAGCTGGCAAGTTGTTGGAAGCTGGCAAGCTCATCGATCAGTCTCCTTCGGCAATTAAATTGAGGTTGTATCAAACTCTTTCTAACATTGCAGCCGAAAAGAATTCCACAATTTTATTCCCTTTCCCAGAAGAAGTATTACCTCAGAAACCTAAAAAGGATGTTGGTTAA
- a CDS encoding SDR family oxidoreductase, protein MTKRALVTGSASGLGYELALLLAQDNYKLFLVDIDITRLKKVQKKIQNQYKIEVVTLQEDLSRKGVAQSIMEAVNGEPIDVLINNAGFGLFGSFVDTDWERESEMLHLHILTTTHLTKLVLEGMVKRGSGKILNMSSLAAFQPGPLMAIYYASKGYMLSFSEAIANELKDTGVTVTALCPGPTKTDFQKTVSEDSSDNKITFNMASAKEVALYGYNSMLKGKTYAIPGKFNKFLAVLPRLVTRKAATSIVRKIQEKNRGKEK, encoded by the coding sequence ATGACGAAAAGAGCTTTGGTAACAGGATCGGCATCTGGTTTGGGGTACGAATTGGCTCTGCTGTTAGCGCAAGACAATTATAAATTGTTTTTAGTTGATATTGATATAACCCGGTTAAAAAAAGTACAAAAAAAAATTCAGAACCAATATAAAATAGAAGTTGTCACACTACAAGAAGACTTAAGTAGAAAAGGCGTGGCACAAAGTATTATGGAGGCTGTTAACGGAGAGCCTATAGATGTACTCATCAACAATGCGGGCTTTGGGCTTTTTGGATCTTTTGTTGATACCGATTGGGAGCGCGAGTCTGAAATGTTGCACCTTCATATTTTAACAACTACACATTTAACAAAATTAGTTTTAGAAGGTATGGTAAAACGAGGTTCGGGAAAAATATTAAACATGTCTTCATTGGCAGCTTTCCAACCAGGGCCGTTAATGGCCATTTACTATGCTTCAAAAGGGTATATGTTGTCTTTTTCTGAAGCTATTGCCAACGAGCTTAAGGATACAGGTGTTACGGTAACTGCCCTTTGTCCGGGGCCAACTAAAACCGATTTCCAAAAAACTGTTTCAGAAGATTCGAGCGATAATAAAATCACTTTCAATATGGCATCGGCCAAAGAAGTGGCTTTGTACGGTTACAATTCCATGCTGAAAGGTAAAACATATGCTATTCCTGGAAAATTCAATAAATTTTTGGCGGTATTACCTAGATTGGTAACACGAAAGGCGGCCACTTCAATCGTTAGAAAAATACAGGAAAAGAATAGGGGCAAGGAAAAATAA
- a CDS encoding NAD(P)-dependent oxidoreductase, which translates to MKFAIIKERKTPPDRRVVFSPSKLIEAKKQFPEAEFKVESSDIRVFSDKAYKAAGFEVTNDVSDCDVMIGVKEVPIEALIPNKKYFFFSHTIKKQPYNRKLLQAVLEKYIELYDHETIVNNDGFRLIGFGRYAGIVGTYNGFRAWGLKFNSWQLPKAGPLPNQAALIEKLNEIKLPTIKILLTGSGKVSNGAQEMLDAMGIKSVSVEEYLNAHFNEPVYCKIDVLDYNKRKDGQIINDVFDFFNHPEAYDSNFMRFAKVTDFYIAGHFYGDGAPYLYTREDVKSADFKIKVVADISCDVDGPVATTLRASTIAEPIYGYNPQTEKEIDYKAESAIAVMAVDNLPCELPQDASEGFGEQFLKHVIPAFFNGDKNGVLQRAKITENGKLTKRFSYLQDFVDEKE; encoded by the coding sequence ATGAAATTTGCCATAATAAAAGAACGTAAAACGCCGCCAGATCGCCGTGTGGTGTTTTCACCATCAAAACTTATTGAAGCCAAAAAACAGTTCCCAGAAGCAGAGTTTAAGGTAGAATCTTCTGATATTCGGGTGTTTTCTGATAAAGCTTACAAAGCAGCCGGTTTCGAGGTTACCAATGATGTTTCAGATTGCGATGTTATGATTGGCGTAAAAGAAGTTCCAATTGAAGCCTTAATTCCCAATAAAAAATACTTTTTCTTTTCGCACACGATAAAAAAACAACCGTATAACCGTAAACTGCTTCAAGCAGTTTTGGAAAAATATATAGAACTCTACGACCACGAAACCATTGTGAATAACGATGGCTTTCGGCTAATTGGTTTTGGGCGTTATGCGGGCATAGTGGGTACTTACAATGGTTTTAGGGCTTGGGGACTCAAATTTAATTCTTGGCAACTCCCAAAAGCCGGACCATTGCCAAACCAGGCGGCATTGATTGAAAAGTTAAATGAAATAAAGCTTCCAACTATTAAAATTTTACTTACTGGAAGTGGCAAAGTATCAAACGGAGCCCAGGAAATGCTAGATGCGATGGGAATAAAATCGGTTTCGGTCGAAGAATATTTAAATGCACATTTTAATGAGCCCGTATATTGTAAAATTGATGTTCTGGATTACAACAAGCGCAAAGACGGGCAAATAATTAATGATGTTTTCGATTTTTTTAATCACCCAGAAGCCTACGATTCCAATTTTATGCGTTTTGCTAAAGTAACCGATTTTTATATTGCTGGGCATTTTTATGGTGATGGCGCTCCGTACCTGTACACGCGTGAAGATGTTAAGTCTGCCGACTTCAAAATAAAAGTGGTGGCTGATATCAGTTGCGATGTGGATGGCCCTGTGGCTACAACACTTCGGGCGTCGACTATCGCAGAGCCTATTTATGGATACAATCCACAAACCGAAAAAGAAATAGATTACAAAGCAGAAAGTGCTATTGCCGTAATGGCTGTCGATAATTTACCGTGCGAACTTCCTCAGGACGCCAGCGAAGGCTTTGGCGAGCAGTTTTTAAAACACGTTATACCTGCGTTTTTTAATGGTGATAAAAACGGTGTTTTGCAGCGTGCAAAAATTACCGAAAATGGGAAACTAACCAAACGTTTTTCGTATTTGCAGGATTTTGTTGACGAAAAGGAATAA
- a CDS encoding rhodanese-like domain-containing protein: protein MKYPSLMALLIAFVVSCQPVSEKGFIEPEQLSVVLQQDEDIQLIDVRTPKEYNELHIKGAVNFNFYDENFAEHLIALNKEKPVYVYCRSGKRSAQSVAELKKQGFTTIYDLQGGILNWMQKGFNVTQ, encoded by the coding sequence ATGAAATACCCGTCTTTAATGGCTTTGTTGATAGCTTTTGTTGTAAGTTGTCAACCGGTTTCCGAGAAAGGTTTCATAGAGCCGGAACAACTTTCTGTGGTACTTCAACAGGACGAGGATATTCAATTGATTGACGTTAGAACTCCAAAAGAGTATAATGAATTACACATTAAAGGAGCTGTCAATTTTAATTTTTATGATGAAAACTTTGCCGAACATCTAATTGCTCTAAACAAAGAAAAACCCGTTTATGTTTACTGCCGCTCAGGAAAACGAAGTGCCCAAAGTGTTGCCGAGTTAAAAAAGCAGGGCTTTACCACTATATACGATTTGCAAGGTGGCATACTAAACTGGATGCAAAAAGGCTTTAATGTTACTCAGTAA
- a CDS encoding rhodanese-like domain-containing protein, translated as MEDLTQEEWAEQLANDDNAVILDVRTDEEVADGIIPKAIHIDIYKGQGFIDEIEDLDKSKNYYVYCRSGNRSGKACQIMEQLGFENAYNLEGGMMEWTGDVVDKD; from the coding sequence ATGGAAGATTTAACGCAAGAAGAATGGGCCGAACAATTGGCCAATGATGATAACGCAGTAATTTTAGATGTAAGAACAGATGAAGAGGTTGCAGATGGAATTATCCCTAAAGCCATTCATATCGATATTTATAAAGGTCAAGGTTTTATTGACGAAATAGAAGATTTAGACAAGAGTAAAAATTACTACGTGTACTGTCGTTCTGGTAATCGAAGTGGGAAGGCTTGCCAAATTATGGAACAATTGGGCTTCGAAAATGCATACAACTTAGAAGGCGGTATGATGGAATGGACCGGGGATGTTGTAGATAAAGATTAA
- a CDS encoding aspartate aminotransferase family protein, producing MKPDFLKYQAQTTPHPLAIEISHAKGSYIYDTANKAYLDFVAGVSATPLGHNHPKVMYAIKRQLDKYMHVMVYGEYIQKPAVELTKLLAKNLTAPLEKTYLTNSGTEAIEGALKLAKRATGRSEIIAAKNAYHGNTMGSMSVMGYEERKQAFRPLLPDVRFIGFNNDEDIDLITPKTACVILETIQGGAGFIEPANDYLKKVQEQCNKVGALFILDEIQPGFGRTGKLFGFENYNCKPDILVTGKALGGGMPIGAFTASSQLMDLLQDKPKLAHITTFGGHPVIAASALATLQEITNSNIMQEALKKEQLFRKLLVHPLIKEIRGKGLMLAIILPSAEITNQVILKSQDAGLVLFWLLFEAKAVRITPPLTISNDEIQQGCEIILGILNELKQQNNNTNN from the coding sequence ATGAAACCAGATTTCCTAAAATACCAAGCCCAAACCACACCCCACCCGCTGGCAATAGAAATCTCCCATGCCAAAGGTTCTTATATATACGACACTGCAAATAAAGCCTATTTAGATTTTGTTGCCGGTGTGTCGGCCACGCCATTGGGGCATAACCACCCCAAAGTAATGTACGCCATAAAAAGGCAATTGGATAAGTACATGCATGTTATGGTGTACGGCGAGTACATCCAGAAACCTGCTGTTGAGCTCACCAAACTTTTAGCAAAAAATTTAACTGCGCCATTAGAAAAAACCTATTTAACCAACTCTGGCACCGAGGCCATTGAAGGCGCTTTAAAACTAGCAAAACGAGCAACAGGAAGAAGCGAGATAATTGCAGCTAAAAATGCCTATCATGGTAACACCATGGGGTCGATGAGCGTTATGGGGTACGAGGAACGCAAACAGGCGTTTAGACCATTGCTCCCTGATGTAAGGTTTATCGGTTTTAATAACGATGAAGATATTGATTTAATTACCCCAAAAACAGCCTGTGTTATTTTAGAAACCATACAAGGTGGTGCCGGTTTTATTGAACCCGCAAATGATTACCTAAAAAAAGTGCAAGAACAATGCAATAAAGTGGGTGCCCTCTTTATTTTAGATGAAATACAACCTGGATTTGGGAGAACGGGCAAACTATTCGGTTTTGAGAACTACAACTGCAAGCCCGATATTTTAGTGACTGGAAAGGCTTTGGGTGGCGGTATGCCCATAGGAGCCTTTACAGCATCAAGTCAACTTATGGATTTGTTGCAAGACAAACCTAAGCTCGCCCATATTACAACCTTTGGCGGCCACCCGGTTATTGCCGCCTCTGCTCTCGCCACATTACAAGAAATAACCAATAGTAACATAATGCAGGAGGCGCTCAAGAAAGAACAATTGTTCAGAAAACTTCTCGTTCACCCATTAATTAAAGAAATTAGAGGAAAAGGGCTCATGCTAGCTATCATTTTACCTTCGGCCGAAATCACCAATCAAGTTATTTTGAAAAGTCAGGATGCCGGACTAGTCCTTTTTTGGTTGCTATTTGAAGCTAAGGCCGTAAGAATCACCCCGCCTTTAACCATTTCTAATGATGAAATCCAACAGGGTTGTGAAATTATTCTAGGTATTTTAAATGAATTAAAACAACAAAACAACAACACAAACAACTGA
- a CDS encoding tetratricopeptide repeat protein — protein MEFSHNDNNNLPLTKFESMLKTNHVLFFDSEEFENIIHHYLNQGKIALAKKAIKLGLEQHPTSVNLRLFKVEVFVFEDKFDQANTLLNELYSIDPTNEEIYIQKANIFSKQDNHARAIEVLKKALTLTNDFVDLYSLIGMEYLFLDEYENAKHYFMKCLESDIDDYSALYNVIYCFDFLNQNDDAISYLNLFLDKNPYCEVAWHQLGKQYLALKDYKKALAAFDFAIISDDTFVGAYLERGKVLEKLKRYEDAIENYAITLKLDDPTSFALLRIGHCYEKLGSNELAIQYYDRTVHEDPLLDKGWIAITKFYKKKGNPQKALYYINKAINIDSENVLYWKLYAQINHRLNYYEEAERGFKKTLELGNYELNTWLSRGDLLIKLGELEGAIFNFEQAQDFYTENAEIEYRLAGAYFSLNQDNKGIFHLKNALKINEDYTFILDELFPDVINKITVKNLLKAKL, from the coding sequence ATGGAGTTTAGTCATAACGACAACAACAATTTACCGCTTACCAAGTTTGAATCAATGTTAAAAACAAACCATGTTTTATTCTTTGATTCAGAAGAGTTTGAAAATATTATTCACCACTATTTGAACCAAGGGAAAATAGCTTTAGCAAAAAAAGCTATAAAACTAGGTTTAGAACAACATCCTACCTCGGTAAACCTCAGGCTTTTTAAAGTAGAAGTTTTTGTTTTTGAAGATAAGTTCGACCAAGCAAACACACTACTAAATGAGCTTTACAGTATCGACCCGACGAATGAAGAAATCTACATTCAAAAAGCTAATATTTTTTCCAAACAAGACAATCACGCACGCGCTATAGAAGTGCTAAAAAAGGCTTTGACTCTAACTAATGATTTTGTGGATTTGTATTCTTTAATAGGTATGGAATACTTATTTCTCGACGAGTACGAAAATGCCAAACATTATTTTATGAAATGCTTAGAGTCTGATATTGACGATTACTCAGCGCTATATAATGTGATTTATTGTTTCGATTTTTTAAATCAAAATGACGATGCCATTTCATATCTTAATCTTTTTCTAGATAAAAACCCGTATTGTGAAGTTGCTTGGCATCAATTGGGCAAACAATACCTTGCTTTAAAAGACTACAAAAAAGCATTGGCAGCTTTCGATTTCGCTATTATATCAGACGATACTTTTGTAGGAGCCTATTTAGAACGTGGTAAAGTGCTGGAAAAACTAAAACGTTACGAAGACGCTATAGAAAATTACGCCATAACTTTAAAATTAGATGATCCCACGTCATTTGCTCTTCTGCGAATTGGCCATTGCTACGAAAAACTAGGCAGCAACGAATTAGCTATACAATATTACGACAGAACAGTACATGAAGACCCTTTGCTGGATAAAGGCTGGATTGCAATAACCAAATTCTATAAGAAAAAAGGCAACCCACAAAAAGCGCTTTATTACATAAACAAAGCTATAAATATTGATTCTGAAAATGTTTTGTATTGGAAGCTATATGCCCAGATTAATCACAGGTTAAATTATTACGAAGAGGCAGAACGCGGGTTCAAGAAAACACTAGAACTAGGAAATTACGAATTAAACACCTGGCTTTCTCGCGGTGATTTATTGATAAAATTAGGCGAACTAGAAGGTGCTATTTTTAATTTTGAACAAGCTCAAGATTTTTATACTGAAAATGCTGAAATTGAGTACCGCTTAGCCGGGGCATATTTCTCACTTAATCAAGATAACAAAGGTATTTTCCACTTAAAAAATGCTTTAAAAATAAATGAAGATTATACTTTTATACTTGACGAACTCTTTCCAGATGTCATCAATAAAATCACTGTAAAAAACTTACTTAAAGCAAAACTTTAA
- a CDS encoding DUF368 domain-containing protein, translated as MQRRLIDYLIISLKGLAMGAADAVPGVSGGTIAFISGIYEELITTISNVNASLFKTLFRDGINLFWKQLNGNFLVALLFGIVVSFVSFMRLAKYLLEHHPILIWSFFFGLIVASIYFVGKQVTKWNLSSIITFILGAALAFYISKLPTLATNENSWFLFLAGAIAICAMILPGISGSFILIILGAYKTLSNAIHDFDIKKLMIFIAGAVLGLLSFSHVLKWLFKHFHNATLAILTGFIFGSLNRVWPWKNTFTWHTNSKGVKTPLVQESISPLQFEENNQLLLAVILMVFGFLTIFILERIGSKK; from the coding sequence ATGCAAAGACGATTAATCGACTATCTTATTATTTCATTAAAAGGTTTGGCCATGGGTGCTGCTGACGCCGTTCCCGGTGTTTCTGGAGGCACCATAGCTTTTATATCAGGTATTTATGAAGAGTTGATAACCACCATAAGCAATGTTAACGCATCGTTGTTTAAAACGCTCTTTAGAGATGGTATAAACTTATTCTGGAAACAGCTTAACGGTAACTTTTTGGTGGCATTGCTATTTGGAATCGTAGTTAGCTTTGTATCCTTTATGCGATTGGCCAAGTACTTATTAGAACATCACCCCATTTTAATCTGGTCTTTCTTTTTTGGTCTCATTGTGGCCAGCATCTATTTTGTAGGCAAACAGGTTACCAAATGGAATCTATCTAGTATAATCACCTTCATATTAGGAGCAGCCTTAGCATTTTATATTAGCAAACTGCCAACACTGGCCACAAACGAAAATTCGTGGTTTTTATTTTTAGCAGGAGCTATAGCAATTTGCGCCATGATCTTACCTGGCATTTCGGGTTCGTTTATACTCATTATCTTGGGTGCTTATAAAACTTTAAGTAATGCCATTCATGATTTTGACATAAAAAAGTTAATGATTTTTATAGCCGGAGCCGTACTCGGTTTGCTCAGTTTTAGCCATGTTTTAAAATGGCTTTTTAAACATTTTCACAATGCTACATTAGCCATTTTAACCGGGTTTATTTTTGGATCTTTAAACCGAGTTTGGCCATGGAAAAATACTTTTACTTGGCACACTAATTCCAAAGGAGTAAAAACACCTTTGGTACAAGAAAGCATCTCTCCTTTACAGTTTGAAGAGAATAACCAGTTACTTTTAGCTGTAATTTTAATGGTTTTTGGGTTTTTAACTATTTTTATCTTAGAAAGAATAGGTTCTAAAAAATAA
- a CDS encoding DUF368 domain-containing protein, protein MQSTRTLSDKLFLILKGLGMGAANKVPGVSGGVVAFVAGFYEEFIYSLKKVNGKAFKLLINGRFKSFYRYINGRFLGLLFLGMIVSYFSVSKILDYLIEHYELYVWSVFFGMIIGSIYYINKDFEDWRLKTYIAMAIGIILGASISFLNPAKENDNLWFVFFCGIISVSGMTLPGFSGSFILILLGNYVLLLVDSVNALYDTFSDIFKGDFSFTENSERIRMLTVLGVFTLGSATGLVTFSHLLSYILKHYKSITLASIIGFIIGSLGVVWPWKKTFYKTSSDGSFILDSAGQKVIKNYQRYFPEASTETLYAIGFILLGVAIVLALEWYGQKTRKTT, encoded by the coding sequence ATGCAAAGCACCAGAACACTTAGTGACAAACTTTTTTTAATCCTAAAAGGATTGGGCATGGGTGCGGCAAATAAAGTACCCGGTGTTTCTGGTGGCGTAGTAGCCTTTGTTGCTGGTTTTTATGAGGAATTTATCTATTCATTGAAAAAAGTAAACGGCAAAGCCTTCAAACTTCTCATCAATGGCCGTTTTAAAAGTTTTTACAGATACATTAATGGCAGATTTTTGGGTTTGCTTTTCTTAGGCATGATAGTTAGTTATTTTAGTGTTTCCAAAATACTCGATTACCTTATAGAACATTACGAACTTTATGTTTGGAGCGTATTTTTTGGTATGATAATAGGCTCTATTTATTATATAAACAAAGATTTTGAAGACTGGCGACTTAAAACATATATAGCCATGGCGATTGGAATTATTTTAGGCGCTAGTATTAGCTTTTTAAATCCTGCCAAAGAAAACGACAATTTATGGTTTGTTTTTTTCTGCGGAATTATAAGTGTTTCGGGCATGACACTTCCTGGATTTTCTGGATCATTCATTCTTATCCTTCTAGGAAATTACGTATTACTTTTGGTCGATTCGGTAAATGCTCTATACGATACGTTTTCCGACATTTTTAAAGGCGATTTTAGCTTCACCGAAAACAGCGAACGGATAAGAATGCTTACCGTACTTGGGGTCTTCACTTTAGGGTCGGCAACTGGCCTCGTTACTTTTTCGCACTTGCTCAGCTACATATTAAAACACTATAAAAGCATAACACTAGCTTCCATTATTGGATTTATAATAGGATCGTTGGGTGTTGTTTGGCCATGGAAAAAAACCTTTTATAAAACTAGCAGTGATGGTAGTTTCATATTAGATTCAGCAGGCCAAAAAGTCATAAAAAACTACCAACGCTATTTTCCAGAAGCCAGCACCGAAACACTCTATGCCATTGGTTTTATTCTTTTAGGCGTCGCTATAGTTTTGGCTTTGGAATGGTACGGACAAAAAACAAGAAAAACAACATGA
- a CDS encoding shikimate dehydrogenase has product MNKLGLLGRNISYSFSKSYFKDKFENEGINDTSYENFDIENINLFPSIIKNTKGLKGLNVTIPYKQDVMPYLDKINKKAKVIGAVNTIKITKKGKLVGYNTDCYGFKKSLKPLLKKHHKKALILGTGGASKAVAFSLDELGISYQYVSRKLSEGIAFSYDTLTEDDIKNHQIIVNCSPVGTFPNVDKCPNIPYGGISDNHILYDLIYNPSETLFLSKGKEKNATIINGLEMLKLQAEKAWSIWNLY; this is encoded by the coding sequence ATGAACAAACTAGGACTTTTAGGAAGAAATATTTCATATTCATTTTCTAAATCTTACTTCAAAGATAAATTTGAAAATGAAGGCATCAATGATACTTCCTATGAAAATTTTGATATCGAAAACATCAATTTATTCCCATCTATAATTAAAAACACCAAAGGCTTAAAAGGGCTTAATGTAACCATACCATACAAACAAGATGTGATGCCCTATCTAGATAAGATAAACAAAAAAGCTAAAGTTATTGGAGCAGTAAATACCATTAAAATAACTAAAAAAGGCAAATTGGTAGGTTACAATACCGATTGCTACGGGTTTAAAAAATCCCTAAAACCACTACTAAAAAAGCACCATAAAAAAGCGCTGATTTTAGGAACAGGTGGTGCCAGTAAAGCGGTCGCTTTTAGTCTGGACGAGTTGGGCATATCTTACCAATACGTATCGAGAAAACTGTCGGAAGGCATTGCTTTTAGCTACGATACTTTAACCGAAGACGATATTAAAAACCATCAGATTATTGTCAACTGTTCGCCCGTTGGCACATTTCCAAATGTAGACAAATGCCCAAACATTCCTTATGGCGGAATATCGGATAACCATATTTTATACGATTTGATTTACAACCCTAGCGAGACGCTATTCTTAAGCAAAGGAAAGGAGAAAAACGCGACGATTATTAATGGCCTAGAAATGTTAAAATTACAGGCCGAAAAAGCATGGTCTATTTGGAACCTTTACTAA